CACATATAGGGGTTCCCAGTGGCCTGGTCGGTGCGGCGGGCGATCCAGCCCTCCTTGGTGCCGGCGAGGAATGATACGTTGGGCTCCACCAGGGTGTTCTGAATCTGATATTCCCCAGAGCCCCTGGGGCGATAGGTGACCGCCTTGGTACTGCCTCCCGGCACGCCGTTATCCTGGTAGAGGTAGAAGCTGTAGTTGCCGTACTGCGGGTAATAGGTGTAGCCGGTCTCGCGCAGGGCCACCCAGATCTCCGGCGTGGTGTTCACATTCTTCCCCAGGTAGCGCATGGCAAAGCGCAGGGACTCCTGCCGAATGGGATTGCCGTCGGTGAAGGTGTCCTGATCCATGACCAGGTAGTCGGCGTGCTTGTCCAGGGCGTTCAGCACCGCCCAATACTGCAAGATGGGCTCGGTGAGGTAAAATTGATAGGTCTCGAAGCCGATGGGCACGGTATCGGAGTACGAGATGGCCGGGTCATCCAGGAAGGCCTTATCGAAGCTCGGGTCGCCATCCCGCCGCGTGGCCTTATCGCGGTCCGGTTTCAGGCCGTTGCCCTTGAAACCGATGCCCTTGGGGCCGTCGTACTGGGCGATGGTGCGGCGCTCCGAATCATGCACGTGCGTCGGGTAGTGCTGGATGACCAGGGGCTTGGTGGGAAAGGCGGCCAGGTAGTAATCGGAGACGTTCTTCATGTACGTCTCCCATTGATACTGTCCCAGCCCGTCCGCCTGGATGCAGGCTTCCAGCACATTACCGGGGTTGTACTGCACCGGCTGGTTCTCCCCATCCACGCCGGTGCTGATCTCGATGAACTCGACGCGGGAGTCGTTGTTGTATCGGGCGCCGAAGGCGTTGATGAGGGCGCGGTATTCGGACTGAAAAGAGGAGTAGTGGTAGCGGGGGATCTTGAACTCGCGGCCGGCGCTGTCAGTGCAGGTGATGGTGGGCAGCCAGCCAGGGGCCACATATCCCTTGATCGCTGGGTCGTAACTGCTGGCGCCCACATAGGCGACGATCTCCAGGGCCACTGGCTTGCCCAACGCCGCCTGATTGGCGATCCACGAATCCACCACGTTCCAATCGTAGACGTGATAGCTCTTCTCGATCTGGTTCCAGTAGAAGGTCATGTGCCCGCCGTTGAAGAGGCCGGGGTAATCCGCCGGGTTGATATTGCGGAAATCATAGAAGACGTAGACGCCCGGCCGGGTGACTTGGTATTTCCAGGCGGCGCTCACGCCCGCCGGCTCCACTGCCTGCCCCTCCGTGCCCAGCGGCAGTAACCCGGGCAGGGGGTTCTCTTCGGGGACGGCCGGCGGTGTCGGTGGCTCATTCTCGTCCTGAATGCGCGGGCCGGCGAAAACCGTCGCACCGATGACCAGAAATATGCTTAGCACAATGACCAGTGGGACAAACAGGTGTCGTTTCATTTTCCCTTCATTACCTCCGCAACGCACAATAGTAATATATGTAGCACATGGGGCGGAGACTCACAAATCCAGGCCAAGTGGGTGTTGAAAAGTATCGCTGGTGCATCCGGTTCGGAAGCCCCATCCCCGTTTCACATCTTTTCCAACACCCTTGGCTGGGGCGGGCACGCGACCTGGGCAAAGCAGTGCGTCGGCGCCGTTCCGGCATCCACTGCCTGCGTTTTCTCACGCCAATATAGACGAGAAAACGGGGCGCCCGTTACGGATGCGTCCCGTTCTCTTGGCAGAAAACGGCCGGCACGATATTACAGATGCACCACTTCATGGCGCAGGCCGGATTCCACCAGCTTCTGCGCCAGGAACACCGCCCGCAGGCCCTCCTCCCCGCCGATGGCCGGCGGCTTGTCCTCCCGGATCGCCTCCACAAAGGACTCCAGCTCCGCCTTGAGCGGCTCCTTGCGCTTGATCTCGTACTTGATGGTGCGCCCCTCGCTCACCCCCATCAACGCCACCGCGCTCTCCCAGTTCTCGCTGAAAAAGCTGTTCTCGTGCAGGTACAGCTCCTGGGTCAGGTAGTTGACACGGAACATGCCGCGCTCGCCGATGACCGACAGCTCGCGAATCTTGGTAGGGGTGAGCCAGTTGATGTCCAGCACACCGACCACGCCGTTGTCGAGCTTGATCACCCCCGAGAGGAGGTCCTCGTGCTGTTCATGGATCTCGCGTTCGGTCTCGGCATACAGGCTGACCACGCGGGCATTGGCCAGGTACTCCATGATATTCAGCTCATGGGTTGCCAGATCGAAGACCACGCCGACATCTTCTACCCGCGGCGGGAAGGGACCGACGCGGCGGGCATGGAGCTGGAACATGCGGCCCAGCCGGCCGGCATCCAGCTCCACCTTCAACTGCAGGATGGCCGGGTTGAAGCGCTCGATGTGGCCGACGCCCAGCTTGACGCCGGCGGCGCGCGCCGCATCAATGATGGCCCGCGCGTCCTCCACACTGCCGGCCAGCGGCTTCTCCACGAACAGATGCACGCCGTGCGCCGCGGCCTCCTCCGCCACCTCCCGATGCAGTCGCGTGGGCACAGCAATGGTCACCAGGTCCAGCGGCTCCGCCTCCAGCATCATGCGGTAATCCGCGTAGGCGCGCACCCCGTATATATTGGCCACCCGCACCGCGGCGGCTTGGTCCACATCCGCCACGGCGATCAACTGCACATCTTCCATTTCCGCATAGACGCGGGCATGGTTGCGCCCCATGCTCCCCACGCCTATCACCGCGGCACGCAGAAGTTTGCTCATAGGATTTCGTTCACCGCCTCCACGATATATGAGAGTTCTTGGGGCGTCAGGGCCGGATGCACCGGCAGGGAGAGCACCTCCCGGCAGGCCTGTTCGGTCGCCGGCAGTATATCACGATATCCCAATTCGCGGTAATACGGCTGTTGATGCACCGCCAGGGGGTAATAGACCCGGCTGGCGATGCCCCGTTCCGCCAGGCCGGCGGCCAGCGCATCGCGCCGGCCATCGGGCACCCGCACGGTGTACTGGTGGAAGACATGTCGGTAGCCGGCCGGCACGTACGGCACCACCACCCCCCGCAGGTGGGCGCTCAGATACGCCGCGTTGGCGATGCGGCGGGCGTTGAACTCGGGCAGACGGCGCAGTTGCACCAGCCCGATGGCCGCCTGGATATCGGTCATGCGGAAATTATAGCCCTCTGCCTCGTGCAGGTACTGCTCGCTCATGCCGTGGTTGCGGATCAGCCGGCAGCGCCGGGCGATCGCATCGTCGTTCGTGGTGATCATGCCCCCCTCGGCCGTGGTCATGTTCTTCGAGGGGTAAAAGGAGAAACAGCCGGTGGCGAAACTGCCGGCCAGGCGCTCCCCGATGGCCGCGCCGTGCGCCTGACAGGCATCCTCGATCACCACCAGGCCGCGGCGCGCCGCGATATCCATGATGGCCGGCATGTCCGCCATCAGGCCGTACAGATGTACCGGCAGGATGGCGCGTGTGCGCGGCGTGATGGCATCTTCCACCTGGTTCGGGTCCAGGGTGAAGGTGCGGGGATCAATGTCCACGAAGACCGGCCGCGCGCCGACGAAGCGGATGGCATTGGCGCTGGCGATAAAGGTGAAGGCAGTGGTGATGACCTCATCGCCGGCGCCGATGCCGTGGGCCATCAGCGCCGTCTGCAGGGCTGTCGTCCCCGAGGAGGTGGCCACGGCATGCCGTACCCCGCAGAAGGCGGCGAAGGCCTCTTCGAATTCCTGGACGCGCCGGCCCTGCACCAGCATGCCGGAATCCAACACCTCCAGCACGGCCTGGCGCTCTTCTTCTCCCAACAGCGGTTTCGAAATCGGGATCATTCCCTTTCTCCAATGAAATGGGATGTCAGCGGCGAAAGTCCACGAATTTCGGCCCCTGGGGCGTGGGGCGGTAGTGGCGGTGGCACTCGCGGCAGGTCCAGCCGTCGCCATCGGGGAAGAGCGGCCGGCCGCAGATGCAGGCGAAATCCCACTGCCGCGCCGGGTTGCCCAGCACAATGGCGTGGTCCAGCACGTCGCGCGTCACCACGGCGCCGGCGCCCACCATGGCATAGCGGCCGATGGTCACGCCCGGCAGGATGACCGCGCCGGCGCCGATGGAAGCTCCTTCCTTGACCAGCGTCGGCGTCACCACCCAATCATCCGCCCCCTTCAGCGCACCCTCCGGCGTGATGGCGCGTGGGTAGCGGTCGTTGGTGAAGACCACATGCGGCCCGATGAACACCCCGTCCTCGATGGTCACGCCGTAATATATGGACGAATAGTTCTGAATCTTCACCCGGTTGCCGATGAAGACATGGTGGTCCACATAGACGCCCTTGCCCAGGATGCACTGCTCCCCGATGCGGGCCCCCTCCCGCACCTGGGCATGATGCCAGATTTGGGTCCCATCACCGATGATGGCATCGGGGGAAACGTCAGCCGTGGGGTGGATCTTGATCATCTTCTCTCCTCCTTTCGCGAGCTGGTCGGCCGCCGGCGCCGACGCAAATGCTCCTGGATGATGCGCGGGATATCGCAGGGCGGACAGGTATAGGGTGTGGGGGAAAACCGCA
This genomic stretch from Anaerolineae bacterium harbors:
- a CDS encoding DegT/DnrJ/EryC1/StrS family aminotransferase, which translates into the protein MIPISKPLLGEEERQAVLEVLDSGMLVQGRRVQEFEEAFAAFCGVRHAVATSSGTTALQTALMAHGIGAGDEVITTAFTFIASANAIRFVGARPVFVDIDPRTFTLDPNQVEDAITPRTRAILPVHLYGLMADMPAIMDIAARRGLVVIEDACQAHGAAIGERLAGSFATGCFSFYPSKNMTTAEGGMITTNDDAIARRCRLIRNHGMSEQYLHEAEGYNFRMTDIQAAIGLVQLRRLPEFNARRIANAAYLSAHLRGVVVPYVPAGYRHVFHQYTVRVPDGRRDALAAGLAERGIASRVYYPLAVHQQPYYRELGYRDILPATEQACREVLSLPVHPALTPQELSYIVEAVNEIL
- a CDS encoding Gfo/Idh/MocA family oxidoreductase; translation: MSKLLRAAVIGVGSMGRNHARVYAEMEDVQLIAVADVDQAAAVRVANIYGVRAYADYRMMLEAEPLDLVTIAVPTRLHREVAEEAAAHGVHLFVEKPLAGSVEDARAIIDAARAAGVKLGVGHIERFNPAILQLKVELDAGRLGRMFQLHARRVGPFPPRVEDVGVVFDLATHELNIMEYLANARVVSLYAETEREIHEQHEDLLSGVIKLDNGVVGVLDINWLTPTKIRELSVIGERGMFRVNYLTQELYLHENSFFSENWESAVALMGVSEGRTIKYEIKRKEPLKAELESFVEAIREDKPPAIGGEEGLRAVFLAQKLVESGLRHEVVHL
- a CDS encoding N-acetyltransferase, which produces MIKIHPTADVSPDAIIGDGTQIWHHAQVREGARIGEQCILGKGVYVDHHVFIGNRVKIQNYSSIYYGVTIEDGVFIGPHVVFTNDRYPRAITPEGALKGADDWVVTPTLVKEGASIGAGAVILPGVTIGRYAMVGAGAVVTRDVLDHAIVLGNPARQWDFACICGRPLFPDGDGWTCRECHRHYRPTPQGPKFVDFRR